In Zingiber officinale cultivar Zhangliang chromosome 9B, Zo_v1.1, whole genome shotgun sequence, the genomic window ACTAATTAAGCATATAGGCGTTGAGATGATATCGAAAATCAACGAATAATTTTACTCACACCAATTCCATTTTGTAACTTTTTGCAATCAAAATCTGACCTTTACCTTGCCAATCCACAGGTGGTCTGTGATTGCTGCCAAGCTACCTGGCCGAACTGATAACGAGATCAAGAATGTGTGGAACACATACTTGAAGAAACAAATCGGCCCCTTCAACACTCCACAGAGAGAAtcgaagaagaataagaagaacaAATCTGCTGCATCCCACATGGTATCAGACATGCCAGTGCCAACAGCTACAGAGCAGCAGCAGCAATCTCAAACCAGCGACCGTAGCAGTGCTGACATCATAGAAGAAAGCCTAAGTTCAAAGATCGTTGATGAAAACTTTTGGCTGGAAGCTTTCATAGTCGGTAGCTCTGCTTcttcattatcatcatcatccaTGGATTTGACAGAAGCAGAAATCATTAATCCTTCAATTGGCCGGCAGTGCTTTGATCTGTTTAGTTCTTATGGCACTGATGATGATGACATGGAGTTTTTGGTGAATTTCTCCACGGGACTCGTGGATTTGGAGGAATTGTCATCACTCTAAATGTCAGGGTTCTTGTAGAGATTGCATAAAGCAGACAAAgactaatttatatatttatttatattttcaatatTCAATATATCCCTTCCAAATGAATGTTTGTAGAAGTGAAACTGCTTGCAAAGAAAATTACTTTTGGTTATATATAATTTATCCAGGACTTGCAACTGAATCTTCTCAAACATCAACTTTGATAGTCGAAGTTCAGACTATGATATGATCGTATAACCCTTTCATTCAATTGGCTCAAGTCTAGATGGCCAAAACACTAATGATGACCTTATTCACCATCACACATTATCTATTTACCCTAGAATCTAACCT contains:
- the LOC122025115 gene encoding transcription factor MYB30-like; its protein translation is MVRAPCCEREGLNRGQWMPEEDKILVDHIEKYGHGNWRALPKQAGLLRCGKSCRLRWVNYLRPDIKRGNFTKEEEDTIIQLHQSLGNRWSVIAAKLPGRTDNEIKNVWNTYLKKQIGPFNTPQRESKKNKKNKSAASHMVSDMPVPTATEQQQQSQTSDRSSADIIEESLSSKIVDENFWLEAFIVGSSASSLSSSSMDLTEAEIINPSIGRQCFDLFSSYGTDDDDMEFLVNFSTGLVDLEELSSL